In one Oncorhynchus nerka isolate Pitt River linkage group LG7, Oner_Uvic_2.0, whole genome shotgun sequence genomic region, the following are encoded:
- the LOC115131303 gene encoding cytochrome b-c1 complex subunit 7-like, producing the protein MASRAPATTGRLLVSFRKWYYNAAGFNKIGLMRDDTIHEDSDVKEALRRLPEKVYNDRMFRLKRALDLSMKQAVLPKEQRTQYEEDVHYLEPYLKEVIRERKEVEEWSKK; encoded by the exons ATGGCGTCGAGGGCACCAG CAACTACAGGCAGACTCCTGGTCAGCTTTCGCAAATGGTACTACAATGCTGCTGGATTCAACAAAATTG gtctgATGCGTGATGACACAATCCACGAGGATAGCGACGTGAAAGAGGCCTTGCGGCGTCTCCCAGAGAAAGTGTACAACGACAGGATGTTCAGGCTCAAGAGAGCCCTGGACCTCTCCATGAAGCAGGCTGTTCTCCCCAAGGAACAGCGGACTCAATATGAGGAG GACGTACATTACCTGGAGCCTTACCTGAAAGAGGTCATCCGTGAGAGGAAAGAGGTTGAGGAGTGGTCGAAGAAatga